ACACCTTCACCCACATCTCAACACCGACCCTCGTCAACTCATTCCGCAACAAAAACGCAGTGTCCACCCCGCGCAGCCGGATACTCAAACACACGCCCGAAAACGGGTCTCCGTTCTTGAACGTCACGCGCAGGATGTCGCCCGGTTTCACACTGCGGGGATTTCGGCGGTAGTCGAAAAGGGCCTTGCGCTCGCCTGTTGGATCGAGGGTTGAGAGCTGGGATTGGGTTACGGCGGAGATGGGGTCTTTGCAGGTGTTGCGGGTGCTGGTGGGTGGGGGGTAAACTTTGAGTCTCTTGGGGGCTGTTCGGAGGTCAACCGTTAGTATACTCAATTGTACGGCGGTATTAAGTCTGGCAATGGCATACCTTGATCAGGACGCAGTTGAGTTGGTAATTGCGACATGAACGTCTTGGGCAGTTTGCTCGGAAGAGGTGCTGCGTCTGGCTTCGGGGTGTAGGCTGTGGAGATTGTCCGATGGCCCAGTATCGATTTGGGGGTCTTCAGCAGCGGCCGTAAGCAGCCCAGCTGCCGCATGATGGGTGATATGCTCGCCATGGCTTGTCGTGTCTGACGATTGTTTGAAATAATTGAGGGCCGAAGGGAAATATCTTGAGGGCGGAGTATTATCCGCTCCGGCAGAATTATCGCCGCCAAGCCTTGAGTTTCCTGTTCGGGCCAACCTCTCATCATCCAGgaacttttttcttttcgctGTACCAGAAACGATTTGACGAATTCACACCCAcgctcttcttttcttgccGTGCGGCGTCAATTCGAGGGCGAGACTGCGCTGCTTTTAATCGACGGACGAAAAAGTTACAACCCCGCGTTATCCAACATGGCCCAACGAGCCGTTGGCAGGCTCTTCCGCGGCCAGAGTTCCGGCTCTCTGCGTCCATCAGTTGGTTCTTTTACACAAAGGCGCAATTACTCGCGTGATGGTAAGTTCCTCTGCATCTCTGGACCATTGCATCAATGCTGAAGACTGGTAATGGTTGAAAAGCAATCCCGACCTTCCCCCCAACATCCTCTCCCGAACTCGACCAATCCCTCAATCGCTTCCGCGAAGAACTCTTCGTTCCCTTCGGCCTAAACGAACAACAGCGCAGACTGATGTTCCGCCAAAAATACGCAGACATCCTGGACGAAGAACCAGTGACCGTGAACATCGGCGCAAACGATGAAcccttcctcctccgacCCATGGACCCCATGATGAGGCCCGCAAATAAAGAAGCTATCGACACAATCGCCCTCATGAAGACGCCCAAGGATTTCCAAAATCTCGTCCCCTTTCTCACGGGTCTCCGCATGTCCCATCGGCACATCAAGTACGGCCGCTGGGAGTGGGTGATACGCCGGGCGAACCAGGCGGATGCGCTGGGTGTGATTCTGGAGTGTGCGAAGCAGGCTGATAAGACCGGGCTTTACTTGAAGAGGGCTACTATTGTTCAGCGGTTGTTCTTCGAGTTGCACCGCAAGGCTCAGCGTGGGGAGTTCCAGGACCCCGCTCTTTCCAAGGCGCTGCGTCTGGCTACCCAGGCCGTTACTCTTATGGAGTCTCCCGAGCACACCCAGATGGACCCCGAGGAGGACCCGAAGCGGAAACCCTCTGTGGTGGGTGTTCTGCTTGAGCTCCACGCTGCCCGCGCTCTGAGCCTGCTCGAAGGAAAGGACGCAGACGGCTCCGTCCGGACATATGCCCTGCGGCTGCTCGGCACCTGGGCCAATGGCAACTTCAAGAATCCCGCCAAGACATGGCCCGAGGTTGATATGAGATTGCAAGAAATTATTCCTATCTACAACGGTTTGAAGCTCGCATTGCAGGTGCCGGAGATTGCAGTAGACAAGTCGTTGAACAATGAGCTGAAGGGCCGCATGAACGAACTGAATATGACGATTGCAAGGAGTAAGCAGATGGCGCCGGAGAATGTCAAGCAAAGGCTCGAGCAGCAGCCGACGACGGGTTATGAGCAGGCCGTGCTTTTACATCAGGATCGAACTTGATTCTCGTGTCTTCTTTTGTTTAGATTTGTGTTCTCACTATGTATATTACCAGCCAAAATAACCTTACGTGTATTTGAGATATGTCTTCGGAAATGGTTGTCATTTTGATTTATATTCTTTTCGGCATGCACACAGCTGGCTGTGACAAAGCAGTATATGAAACCGAATCTGAGAAACAAATATGCTTAAATGTTGCTATATTCAAGAACAAACCATGGCAGAATGCATGCTATTTAAGAGACCAACTCGAGTGTGTTATCTTGACGGAATCGTCCCTGAGCGGGAAGAGTGGTCATCCCAGAAACGACAGCGGGGCCAGCGGCCGTAATCTGCAACATTAATTAGTTACAAGAGCGTATTGAAAATGGCACAAGATGGCTTGGCTTACCTGTCCCTCAACGACCCTGTCCTGCTGATCGTCAGCAGCGCTAGTCAGGAGAATCTCAGCACTGCTCAACGGGCTTCCGAAGTGGCTAGCTCCTTCAAAGCGTCTGTAGTCAAAGACGTTGGTCTGAGCGACTGCACCAGCAACGCCAGGACCGGTCAGGGCGTACACGACACGAGCACCAGTGAAAATCCTAAGGTCAGTCAATTGTTCGAAGGTCAAACGGATATCCTTGTCCGCGTCACAGCGGTGTGAGATGCAAATCAAGCGCAACTTGTCGAAAGAAAGTTCCGAGGTAGGACCCATGTTGCCAACCTGGTTGAGAAGACCGTGGGAGGGCATGTTTCCGGCATCCAACTTCCGGGCTTGGAACCAGTGAGTGATCGAGGAAATGAGGCCGGTGTGCGGCTTCATGACCTTGCTGTGGTAGTCGGACATGGTGCGGGACGAGGCGACGATGACGGTAGGGGACACTCCGACGGTAGCCAGGGCGAAGTCGACGCTTTCACCTGCAACGGAGTTGAGCGCAACCGATGCATTGGCGTAGAGTGCCCTTAAAACTTGGCACAGCGGGTAAGACCGAGAAAGGGAGTCGATGGACAGGACCAAGTCGTTGGAGTCGAACCGTTGGGTACGGGGCAGAGTAGAGTTAAGCGCACCGATGGCTGCTACCAAGTTCTACTCCGAGTCAGTCTTTTGGACATGTAGAAAATTAAGAACGCACTAACCTCTGGCTCAAAGTCAATGAACTTGCCCTCAGATGACGAAGACGGCCAAACAGTAGTCACGCCGGGGGACGGCGACTTAGGGTCGTAGGTGGGAACCTCAAGTCCAGCCAGATCCCTCTTCTCATCAACCAATTCGTGCCAGACAGTGACCGACAAGGTGTCTTTGACATCCGCGGGGACCTCGTTCCAATCCATATGGCGGCTTCCAAGCTTGGCAACCCAAATTACTTGAGAGAGCCGCTTGTTGCCCTTGGCTACAGTAGACAGGTCAAGGGCGCCAGCCTCAGCGATCAACGCCTCGGCTTGCACCTTCTGCAGATGAGTCGACAGGATTTGGGGCTCAAGGCTGTGAGGCACAATGACGACTTTGAAGCCATAGAAAGCACCAGCTATTTCATGACTTGTTAGTGCCAGAACAAAACGTAGGGCAACCGTCCAAGTACGAACCAAATATAGAAGCCAGAAGCTCGACCGAGTCAGTCAAACAAACAGCAACCGTTTTCGCATGTGCAGCCTGGAGATGGTGACCGATGACGTTGATTTCCTGGGTGATTTGGTCCAATGAATGTTCAATAGCCTTCCTTCCGAGCACCGTATAGATCTTGCTTTGCTTTCCGGAAAGCGACCCATCTTCGTTCACAGCACCGCGCACAGCAGTCTTCCAGACATCCCGCAGATCACCCTTTCGTCCAGCGCTCCATTTCGGGGTTCCGGGATCTCTGACATTAAGACCGGATCTCAACGGAAAGCCGTACGGTGTCTCTAAGCTCCGAAACGGTGCAGATTCCCCAGGTTGTCGCACAAAAGTTTCAGTAGATTGACGAgcaagaagaaatggatggATATCCGGGTCTTTCGATGTAATAAACGAGAAGATAAGGAAAGCAACAATGCTGCCTGCAATCACGGTCGAGTAGATATTCCAGTCAGCTAGCACATCGGCTATTAAAGCGTCCAGCTTCGCTAACAACGGCGTTTCCGAAGCCATTCTGCACGTGATCGGTTATTACCAATAGCCGGTATACATGTACAAGCGAAACGTATAGATTAACGGAATATATGTCCAAACTGATAGTAGAAATTCATAAGATGACAGCTAGGAGGGGCAGTTGCCTGTATAAACCCGAGGTGGAGCTTTAAGGCGGCTGAGGTCATCCGCCCCAGCGCTTGTATTTACCGCCCGAGGACCGGCAAAATCTGGCGGCAATGGCGTCTGTTGCAGTGAGTGACGGCGTGCGCATCACCAAAACAAGCACCTCCCACACGACCTCTACTAACTACCACTTCTTGCCGCGAACTGGCTCTTTCTTTTGAGTACTGCTAGCTATGGTCCTTGTCGATTTCAGGTAGGTTATCAATACAGACAAACCGTTCACACGTAAATGTAGCTACGTGTGTGCGAAACAAGGACAAAATTTCCACAGGTAAGTTCAGCGCAAGTTTCTTAATAGGTAAATGCTCGCTCTCTGGACCTACCTGTACAATGAGATCCCTGTGGCTTACATAGCTGGTATAGTTGTTTATTTTGCATTCTATTTGTTGTTCCCTGTCGTTTTGTAAATCAATGGCCTCGCAATCTCTTCCCTCGACCCCTCGACCAGGATCGACTCCTATTCCTACGCCGGACGAATCTCGCACTCCAGGCAAATGGCGCCATCCACATCTCAATGAAATTGTGCGGCGTCAAAACGCGGctacttttggcgatcataaTGTGAGAAGGCTTATTTGGAATGGAGCAGCTTTGCTTGCAACCTGGGTTTTTGGGGGCCCTTTCAAGTCATAGTGAGTGGTGATCACATGGGACCAATCTTTTGCTGAGATCGTCATGCTAACTGAGGACTCAATAGTGCATCTGGTCTACGCATTTTCAGCGACAGTCCCACTTACCCAGAACTCTCGTTGCTGGGCTTGCAGCTCTTCTTCGTTCTGAACATCTTTGTTGCATTATACCCCCTCTTCCGACCGAAGGATGACCTCGTCGATATTCCTCTTACCCCCACACAACGCTCACTCCTGGGACTGAATCCTTCCGCTTCGCATCATGCGTCACCGGGAACTACTTACGTTACCCCACCGAGATACCGCGTTTCTGCATCGCGCACGGCGAGCCCAGCTGGCAGAAGTGCGTCACCATTGTCGGCGGGTGCGAGCTTTTCGGCTTCGGCACAAGGAACTTCGTCGGGGCCGACATTTTCGCCTTCAACGAGCCCGTTACTCTACAAGGCAGTGTCGAATGGTGGCAGGGAGAGCACACGGAGGCCAAGCTTCAGTTCCTCACTCGGGCTTGGATCATCGGGATTTGGCGCCTCCGGATTGAATACCTCTGGGTTCAGTGCTTCAGGGCTTGGTGCCTCCGGGTTTGGTGCCTCCGGTTTTGATTCCTCGTTCGGCTCATCGTCTCCTTTCGGTCGGAGCTCTCTGAGAGAGTCGACTTTTGGACCTCCCGCAACCCCATCACCGATTGGGGGCAAGCGCGTGAATGTCGGCTTGAGCAACAAATGGTTGTATGAGAGGAGTAGGCGGCTGTCGACCAGCAACGGGGCGCTGTGAGTGTGATGGTTACTTTGCTTTGGAAGTGTTCTTCGTTATTGCACGCGGGGCGGGGTCAGGCGTAAATTGTGTGTTCTGTATTCTTTTTCAGAGAGACCA
This sequence is a window from Aspergillus chevalieri M1 DNA, chromosome 5, nearly complete sequence. Protein-coding genes within it:
- a CDS encoding mitochondrial 54S ribosomal protein bL19m (BUSCO:EOG09264I6B;~COG:J;~EggNog:ENOG410PPRY;~InterPro:IPR008991,IPR001857,IPR038657;~PFAM:PF01245;~go_component: GO:0005840 - ribosome [Evidence IEA];~go_function: GO:0003735 - structural constituent of ribosome [Evidence IEA];~go_process: GO:0006412 - translation [Evidence IEA]) is translated as MASISPIMRQLGCLRPLLKTPKSILGHRTISTAYTPKPDAAPLPSKLPKTFMSQLPTQLRPDQAPKRLKVYPPPTSTRNTCKDPISAVTQSQLSTLDPTGERKALFDYRRNPRSVKPGDILRVTFKNGDPFSGVCLSIRLRGVDTAFLLRNELTRVGVEMWVKVFSPEMQSVEIVQRSEKRKRRARLYYMRQPRHDMRSVENIVSNYLKKKSALTGQRRERR
- a CDS encoding uncharacterized protein (COG:S;~EggNog:ENOG410PNM2;~InterPro:IPR012578;~PFAM:PF08058;~TransMembrane:2 (i54-71o91-111i)), translated to MASQSLPSTPRPGSTPIPTPDESRTPGKWRHPHLNEIVRRQNAATFGDHNVRRLIWNGAALLATWVFGGPFKSYASGLRIFSDSPTYPELSLLGLQLFFVLNIFVALYPLFRPKDDLVDIPLTPTQRSLLGLNPSASHHASPGTTYVTPPRYRVSASRTASPAGRSASPLSAGASFSASAQGTSSGPTFSPSTSPLLYKAVSNGGRESTRRPSFSSSLGLGSSGFGASGLNTSGFSASGLGASGFGASGFDSSFGSSSPFGRSSLRESTFGPPATPSPIGGKRVNVGLSNKWLYERSRRLSTSNGAL
- a CDS encoding uncharacterized protein (COG:S;~EggNog:ENOG410PH6R;~InterPro:IPR000873;~PFAM:PF00501;~TransMembrane:1 (o22-42i)) encodes the protein MASETPLLAKLDALIADVLADWNIYSTVIAGSIVAFLIFSFITSKDPDIHPFLLARQSTETFVRQPGESAPFRSLETPYGFPLRSGLNVRDPGTPKWSAGRKGDLRDVWKTAVRGAVNEDGSLSGKQSKIYTVLGRKAIEHSLDQITQEINVIGHHLQAAHAKTVAVCLTDSVELLASIFAGAFYGFKVVIVPHSLEPQILSTHLQKVQAEALIAEAGALDLSTVAKGNKRLSQVIWVAKLGSRHMDWNEVPADVKDTLSVTVWHELVDEKRDLAGLEVPTYDPKSPSPGVTTVWPSSSSEGKFIDFEPENLVAAIGALNSTLPRTQRFDSNDLVLSIDSLSRSYPLCQVLRALYANASVALNSVAGESVDFALATVGVSPTVIVASSRTMSDYHSKVMKPHTGLISSITHWFQARKLDAGNMPSHGLLNQVGNMGPTSELSFDKLRLICISHRCDADKDIRLTFEQLTDLRIFTGARVVYALTGPGVAGAVAQTNVFDYRRFEGASHFGSPLSSAEILLTSAADDQQDRVVEGQITAAGPAVVSGMTTLPAQGRFRQDNTLELVS
- a CDS encoding uncharacterized protein (COG:S;~EggNog:ENOG410PRD4) translates to MAQRAVGRLFRGQSSGSLRPSVGSFTQRRNYSRDAIPTFPPTSSPELDQSLNRFREELFVPFGLNEQQRRLMFRQKYADILDEEPVTVNIGANDEPFLLRPMDPMMRPANKEAIDTIALMKTPKDFQNLVPFLTGLRMSHRHIKYGRWEWVIRRANQADALGVILECAKQADKTGLYLKRATIVQRLFFELHRKAQRGEFQDPALSKALRLATQAVTLMESPEHTQMDPEEDPKRKPSVVGVLLELHAARALSLLEGKDADGSVRTYALRLLGTWANGNFKNPAKTWPEVDMRLQEIIPIYNGLKLALQVPEIAVDKSLNNELKGRMNELNMTIARSKQMAPENVKQRLEQQPTTGYEQAVLLHQDRT